In the genome of Streptomyces racemochromogenes, one region contains:
- the mpaC gene encoding daptide-type RiPP biosynthesis dehydogenase has translation MSAGWHAPAQQLIGCDSLGAWFTGRPERRITVLVDATVATAPVTGRVRALLAGDRYETTVLELSGPGDLDSVAALAGRVADAELLVGIGGGSLLDQAKLAALIRTNPDAYARLTVPQRSGLLVLGHTTRRGLPLVAVPTTVGTGTESSGVACLGYPGHGKRLVMGTALRPRAAVLDPVATATLDDELVAEGVLEALHRVVSPYVGDHGDLPTEDALVETIAERLVLLGHEVRAARRAGRPTDDRLRLEIAKLSGLSHAEWAHLGRDLYAVKGWLIANELSSALGVRKMTAVAAILPHLWRAISAGEARLGSAGRLHRLWSRLRATDPENLPADPAAGIEALTDSWGIHRGIDAGPDRLAEIAHRTVRAWGAGLPMLGGLRTDDVYGLLADAAAA, from the coding sequence GTGAGCGCCGGCTGGCACGCCCCGGCACAGCAGCTGATCGGCTGCGACAGCCTGGGCGCCTGGTTCACCGGACGCCCCGAGCGGCGGATCACCGTCCTCGTGGACGCCACGGTCGCCACCGCCCCGGTCACCGGCCGGGTACGGGCCCTGCTCGCCGGGGACCGCTACGAGACCACGGTGCTGGAACTGTCCGGCCCCGGCGACCTGGACTCCGTCGCCGCGCTCGCCGGCCGGGTCGCGGACGCCGAACTGCTCGTCGGCATCGGCGGCGGCTCCCTCCTCGACCAGGCCAAGCTGGCCGCCCTGATCCGGACCAACCCCGACGCGTACGCCCGCCTCACGGTGCCGCAGCGCAGCGGACTCCTGGTCCTCGGCCACACCACCCGGCGCGGACTCCCGCTGGTCGCCGTACCCACCACGGTCGGCACCGGCACCGAGTCCAGCGGAGTCGCCTGCCTCGGCTACCCCGGCCACGGCAAACGGCTGGTGATGGGCACCGCACTGCGGCCCAGGGCAGCCGTCCTCGACCCGGTCGCCACCGCCACCCTCGACGACGAACTCGTCGCCGAAGGAGTCCTCGAAGCACTCCACCGCGTGGTCAGCCCGTACGTCGGCGACCACGGGGACCTGCCCACCGAGGACGCCCTGGTGGAGACCATCGCCGAACGGCTGGTGCTGCTGGGACACGAGGTGCGCGCCGCGCGCCGCGCCGGCCGCCCCACCGACGACCGGCTGCGGCTGGAGATCGCCAAGCTCAGCGGCCTCAGCCACGCCGAATGGGCCCACCTCGGCCGCGACCTGTACGCGGTCAAGGGCTGGCTCATCGCCAACGAGCTGTCCTCCGCCCTCGGAGTGCGCAAGATGACCGCGGTCGCGGCGATCCTGCCGCACCTGTGGCGGGCGATCTCCGCCGGCGAGGCACGGCTCGGCTCCGCCGGCCGGCTGCACCGCCTGTGGTCCCGGCTGCGGGCCACCGACCCCGAGAACCTCCCCGCGGACCCGGCGGCGGGCATCGAAGCCCTCACCGACTCCTGGGGGATCCACCGCGGCATCGACGCGGGCCCCGACCGGCTCGCCGAGATCGCGCACCGCACCGTCCGCGCCTGGGGCGCCGGACTGCCGATGCTCGGCGGCCTGCGCACCGACGACGTGTACGGCCTGCTGGCCGACGCCGCCGCGGCCTGA
- the mpaD gene encoding daptide-type RiPP biosynthesis aminotransferase produces the protein MNDTTTTPPGHHPLWPSLTAPQDQGRDDTCAVSAHGVRVRFADGRELLDGSSGLWNTNIGYGNEAIAAAAAEALREASYLSVFRYENTHARRAAEALVEAAGPAHYGRVLFSTSGGAANDLVMKVARHYHALRDEPRRKVVVGLRGSYHGLTFGSFALTGDDLGQQLYGVDQRFVRHVAPNDPAELNALMARQGAQIAAVVVEPVLGSGAVPLTEEYLAELLRLRREHGFLLVADEVATGFGRTGSLFASQQWAEQPDLLVSSKGLTNGTSAAAVVIASRQVARAFTDAGAMLTHGETQAGTPVTCATITATLDEMRRLDAVALGRRLAQRLDTELGALVAHHPRIAATTGLGCFRSVRLCDPDGTPFPQDQVHALVRAIRDAGAIVHPGVNGIQLFPALTYTDAELTELLAAVTAGLDLHLARTAAPAAEALA, from the coding sequence GTGAACGACACCACCACCACGCCGCCCGGCCACCACCCGCTGTGGCCGTCCCTGACCGCCCCCCAGGACCAGGGCCGCGACGACACCTGCGCCGTCTCCGCGCACGGCGTACGCGTCCGCTTCGCCGACGGCCGTGAACTCCTCGACGGCTCCAGCGGCCTGTGGAACACCAACATCGGCTACGGCAACGAGGCCATCGCCGCGGCCGCCGCCGAAGCCCTCCGCGAAGCCTCGTACCTCTCCGTCTTCCGCTACGAGAACACCCACGCCCGCCGCGCCGCCGAGGCCCTCGTCGAAGCGGCCGGCCCCGCCCACTACGGCCGGGTGCTGTTCTCCACCTCCGGCGGCGCCGCCAACGACCTCGTCATGAAGGTCGCCCGGCACTACCACGCCCTGCGCGACGAACCCCGCCGCAAGGTCGTCGTCGGCCTGCGCGGCAGCTACCACGGCCTGACCTTCGGCAGCTTCGCCCTCACCGGCGACGACCTCGGCCAGCAGCTGTACGGCGTCGACCAGCGGTTCGTCCGCCACGTCGCCCCCAACGACCCGGCCGAGCTGAACGCGCTCATGGCCCGCCAGGGCGCCCAGATCGCCGCCGTCGTCGTCGAACCCGTCCTCGGCAGCGGAGCCGTACCCCTCACCGAGGAGTACCTCGCCGAACTGCTGCGGCTGCGCCGCGAACACGGATTCCTGCTGGTCGCCGACGAGGTCGCCACCGGCTTCGGCCGCACCGGCAGCCTCTTCGCCTCCCAGCAGTGGGCCGAACAGCCCGACCTGCTCGTCTCCTCCAAGGGACTCACCAACGGCACCAGCGCCGCCGCCGTCGTCATCGCCTCCCGCCAGGTGGCACGGGCCTTCACCGACGCCGGCGCCATGCTCACCCACGGCGAGACCCAGGCCGGCACCCCCGTCACCTGCGCCACCATCACCGCCACCCTCGACGAGATGCGCCGCCTCGACGCGGTCGCCCTCGGCCGGCGCCTGGCGCAGCGCCTCGACACCGAACTCGGCGCACTCGTCGCCCACCACCCCCGGATCGCCGCCACCACCGGCCTCGGCTGCTTCCGCTCGGTCCGGCTGTGCGACCCGGACGGCACCCCCTTCCCGCAGGACCAGGTCCACGCCCTGGTCCGGGCCATCCGCGACGCCGGCGCCATCGTCCACCCCGGGGTGAACGGCATCCAGCTCTTCCCCGCCCTCACCTACACCGACGCCGAACTCACCGAACTCCTCGCCGCCGTCACCGCCGGACTCGACCTCCACCTGGCGCGGACCGCCGCCCCGGCGGCCGAGGCCCTGGCGTGA
- a CDS encoding daptide-type RiPP, with translation MQDNLAIDAFPALELGMQELEAMEAPGWWTGIGVSAGVVVASAAGYGSYVASAAIIAT, from the coding sequence ATGCAGGACAACCTCGCGATCGACGCCTTCCCCGCCCTGGAGCTCGGCATGCAGGAGCTGGAGGCCATGGAGGCCCCGGGCTGGTGGACCGGTATCGGCGTCAGCGCCGGCGTGGTCGTCGCCTCCGCGGCGGGCTACGGCTCGTACGTCGCCTCCGCGGCCATCATCGCCACCTGA
- the mpaM gene encoding daptide-type RiPP biosynthesis methyltransferase: MTTMTITKPMSDAGHRVPTPADVPGRAGELLASLGDRAVLCDLYDAVGATVYHDLAGTGTHEVRELLALVRRIPGDVLDLAAGSGRLTLPLLALGRQVTALELSSYMLELLDQRLAAAPPALRARCLPVRADMSAFDLGRRFGAIVLGTTTISLLDAEGRTGLYRAVREHLEPGGRFLLSTVDMAATGEGPAEVDMEIVTDSGRAYRLFEHWTPDSGSRTVTLFPAGPGAPGDEGPVQVCTTTIGVLPAELLEAELAAAGFSVRSRHPLPAVGERHHDVLLETEVTP; this comes from the coding sequence ATGACGACGATGACGATCACCAAGCCGATGTCCGACGCGGGCCACCGCGTCCCCACCCCCGCCGACGTCCCCGGACGCGCCGGCGAGCTCCTCGCCTCCCTCGGCGACCGGGCCGTCCTGTGCGACCTGTACGACGCCGTCGGCGCGACCGTCTACCACGACCTCGCCGGCACCGGCACCCACGAGGTGCGCGAGCTGCTCGCCCTCGTCCGCCGCATCCCCGGCGACGTCCTCGACCTGGCCGCCGGCTCCGGACGCCTCACCCTGCCCCTGCTCGCCCTGGGCCGCCAGGTCACCGCCCTCGAACTCTCCTCCTACATGCTGGAGCTGCTCGACCAGCGCCTCGCCGCCGCCCCGCCCGCACTGCGCGCACGCTGCCTGCCCGTCCGGGCCGACATGAGCGCCTTTGACCTCGGCCGCCGCTTCGGCGCGATCGTGCTGGGCACCACCACCATCTCCCTGCTCGACGCCGAGGGCCGCACCGGCCTCTACCGGGCCGTCCGCGAACACCTGGAGCCCGGCGGCCGGTTCCTGCTCTCGACGGTCGACATGGCCGCCACCGGTGAGGGCCCCGCCGAGGTCGACATGGAGATCGTGACCGACAGCGGACGCGCCTACCGCCTCTTCGAACACTGGACGCCCGACTCCGGCAGCCGCACCGTCACCCTCTTCCCCGCCGGCCCCGGCGCACCCGGCGACGAAGGCCCCGTCCAGGTGTGCACCACCACCATCGGCGTCCTGCCCGCCGAACTCCTGGAGGCCGAACTGGCCGCCGCCGGGTTCTCCGTCCGCTCCCGCCACCCGCTGCCCGCCGTCGGCGAGCGCCACCACGACGTACTCCTCGAAACGGAGGTGACCCCGTGA